One Aliidiomarina minuta genomic region harbors:
- the msrB gene encoding peptide-methionine (R)-S-oxide reductase MsrB, whose product MSHDEREWKEKLSPEQYRVLREKGTERPFSGALLDEKRPGIYVCAGCGTELFSADTKFDAGCGWPSFYQSLGDQVEYKEDVSMGMRRTEILCANCGGHLGHVFPDGPIPTGQRYCVNSLSLDFKAADE is encoded by the coding sequence ATGAGTCATGATGAGCGTGAGTGGAAAGAAAAACTTAGCCCGGAACAATATCGGGTTCTGCGAGAAAAAGGCACTGAGCGACCTTTTTCTGGCGCCTTGCTGGACGAAAAACGCCCCGGTATTTATGTTTGTGCCGGGTGTGGCACTGAACTGTTTTCAGCAGATACTAAGTTTGATGCAGGGTGCGGGTGGCCTAGTTTTTATCAGTCACTTGGCGATCAGGTTGAATATAAAGAAGATGTTTCAATGGGCATGCGCCGTACTGAAATCCTCTGTGCTAACTGTGGTGGCCATTTAGGGCATGTTTTTCCAGACGGACCCATTCCAACAGGGCAGCGTTATTGTGTAAATTCTCTGTCACTGGATTTTAAAGCAGCCGATGAATAA
- a CDS encoding glyceraldehyde-3-phosphate dehydrogenase, protein MTEAQNDRTLSSWEERQEYAELMQPLVGRMYRTKGVEILVYGRTLLNGSTIDIIKTHRLVRQHEGQKLRLRESYPFLKALSEMEMAPARVDIGKLAFNYLFKSENQKLSIEEYLEQELSDVIGKPDNVEPQDVVLYGFGRIGRLLARLMIEKNGKNNKLRLRAIVVRGGREGDLEKRASLLRRDSVHGPFNGSITVDHEAQAIKANGTKIQVIYSDGPDQVDYTKYGIKDAIIVDNTGIWKDEDGLGLHLKSKGAKKVLLTAPAKGSIKNIVHGVNDADILAEDMILSAASCTTNAITPVLKALHDKFEILSGHVETVHAYTNDQNLIDNYHSADRRGRSAPLNMVLTETGAAKAVAKAFPALQGKLTGNAIRVPTPNVSMAIMNLNLGKSSDKKSMNEYLREVALFSDLQNQVDYTASTEIVSSDLVGSRYAGIVDSQATIVEDNRAVLYVWYDNEFGYSCQVLRVVQDMAGQHVLSFPK, encoded by the coding sequence ATGACTGAAGCGCAGAATGATCGTACCTTGTCGAGCTGGGAAGAGCGTCAGGAATATGCTGAATTAATGCAGCCTCTGGTAGGCCGCATGTACCGCACTAAAGGCGTAGAAATACTGGTTTATGGCCGTACGCTGTTAAACGGTTCTACCATTGATATTATCAAAACTCACCGTCTGGTTCGTCAGCACGAAGGTCAAAAGCTGCGTTTACGGGAAAGTTACCCTTTCTTAAAAGCCTTATCAGAAATGGAAATGGCACCGGCGCGGGTGGATATCGGTAAGCTTGCTTTCAATTATCTGTTTAAAAGCGAAAACCAGAAGCTAAGCATTGAAGAATACCTAGAGCAGGAACTATCCGACGTAATTGGCAAGCCGGATAATGTAGAGCCTCAGGATGTGGTGCTTTATGGTTTCGGTCGCATTGGTCGTTTGCTCGCCCGTTTAATGATTGAAAAGAATGGTAAAAACAACAAGTTGCGCTTACGGGCTATTGTTGTTCGTGGTGGTCGTGAAGGGGACTTAGAAAAACGTGCCAGCCTGTTACGCCGTGATTCGGTGCATGGGCCTTTTAATGGTTCTATCACGGTTGATCATGAGGCGCAGGCAATTAAAGCTAACGGTACTAAGATTCAGGTAATTTATTCGGATGGCCCGGATCAGGTGGATTACACCAAGTACGGGATTAAAGACGCCATTATCGTGGATAACACCGGCATCTGGAAAGATGAGGACGGCCTGGGCCTGCACCTGAAGTCCAAAGGGGCTAAAAAAGTACTGTTAACAGCACCAGCAAAAGGCAGTATTAAGAATATCGTGCATGGCGTAAATGATGCAGATATTCTGGCAGAAGACATGATTTTATCAGCCGCAAGCTGTACTACCAATGCCATAACGCCAGTACTGAAAGCACTGCACGACAAATTTGAGATTCTTAGTGGCCACGTAGAAACTGTGCATGCTTATACTAATGATCAAAACCTTATTGATAATTACCATAGTGCTGACCGACGCGGACGTTCGGCCCCGCTTAATATGGTACTGACTGAAACAGGCGCTGCTAAAGCGGTCGCTAAAGCTTTTCCTGCGTTACAGGGCAAGCTGACCGGTAATGCAATCCGGGTGCCTACTCCGAATGTATCCATGGCGATCATGAACCTGAATCTGGGTAAATCTTCTGATAAAAAATCGATGAATGAATACCTGCGTGAAGTTGCGCTATTTTCTGATTTGCAGAATCAGGTTGATTATACGGCGTCTACTGAGATTGTGTCTTCTGACCTCGTCGGTAGTCGCTATGCGGGCATCGTTGACTCTCAGGCAACCATTGTTGAAGACAACAGAGCGGTCCTTTATGTCTGGTACGATAATGAGTTTGGTTATAGCTGTCAGGTTCTGCGGGTAGTGCAGGATATGGCTGGCCAGCACGTACTTAGCTTTCCTAAATAA
- a CDS encoding sodium-dependent transporter: MTTRTAISTRWHSRFSFILAATAAAVGLGNIWKFPYIMGENGGGAFVLVYLVCIFAIGVPVLIGELLIGRRGRNSPGFAAQNLAKESGAHKSWQVTGWMTMGTGFVILTFYSVIAAWAFSYIFKSASGQFAGAGTIEIEEIYTNMTGSVSELLLFTSLLIAATVFVVGKGFKHGLERAVRLLMPAMLILLAIIAIYAAQIGDFGAAVNFMFRPDFSELTINGVLIALGHAFFTLSLASGVMIMYGAYLPKETSIVSTSMWVAVADTFVALLAGLAIFPIVFGYALTPGEGPGLIFQTLPLAFATMPAGILVATVFFVMLVLAAFTSAISMIESSVAFLVEKFALNRWQAALTSGLVLWTLSLLTIYSFAGAEWTVLNWHFFGTEMVNIFNVIDHITSNVMLPLGGLAVALFTGWAIKGQFTRDELGGHPAIYNLWRFCVRYLAPLAIIIIFMQLIGVIRF; this comes from the coding sequence ATGACAACAAGAACCGCTATCAGTACCCGCTGGCATAGCCGCTTTTCGTTTATTCTTGCAGCCACCGCTGCTGCCGTAGGCTTAGGTAATATCTGGAAATTTCCTTATATTATGGGTGAAAATGGTGGTGGCGCTTTTGTATTGGTTTACCTGGTTTGCATCTTTGCGATTGGTGTTCCCGTATTAATTGGTGAGCTTCTGATTGGTCGACGAGGACGTAACTCGCCGGGTTTTGCGGCACAAAACCTGGCTAAAGAATCAGGAGCGCATAAGAGTTGGCAAGTTACCGGCTGGATGACCATGGGTACAGGTTTTGTCATCCTGACTTTTTACTCTGTCATAGCAGCCTGGGCTTTCTCCTATATTTTTAAAAGTGCTTCCGGCCAGTTCGCTGGAGCAGGCACTATTGAAATAGAAGAGATCTATACGAACATGACCGGTTCGGTTTCTGAGCTTTTGCTGTTTACCAGCTTATTGATTGCAGCCACTGTTTTTGTGGTAGGCAAAGGCTTTAAACATGGTTTGGAAAGGGCCGTGCGCCTGTTAATGCCAGCTATGCTTATTTTGTTGGCGATCATTGCTATTTATGCAGCGCAAATTGGAGATTTTGGCGCTGCGGTTAACTTCATGTTCCGCCCCGACTTCAGTGAGTTGACGATTAATGGTGTGCTGATTGCTCTGGGCCATGCATTTTTCACGCTGAGTCTGGCTTCCGGCGTTATGATCATGTACGGCGCTTACCTGCCTAAAGAAACCTCTATTGTAAGCACTTCAATGTGGGTTGCGGTGGCCGATACTTTTGTGGCCTTGTTGGCTGGCCTGGCAATTTTCCCTATTGTTTTCGGTTATGCGTTAACGCCAGGAGAGGGCCCTGGTCTGATATTCCAGACCTTGCCTCTGGCCTTTGCAACTATGCCAGCGGGCATTCTTGTTGCTACCGTTTTTTTCGTGATGTTGGTACTGGCAGCATTTACGTCCGCTATTTCAATGATTGAATCTTCGGTTGCCTTTTTAGTTGAAAAATTTGCCCTGAACCGGTGGCAGGCTGCTCTGACCTCTGGCCTGGTACTCTGGACTTTGAGTTTATTAACCATATACTCTTTCGCCGGCGCAGAGTGGACAGTGCTTAACTGGCATTTCTTCGGTACTGAAATGGTCAATATCTTTAATGTGATTGATCATATTACGTCGAATGTGATGTTGCCTTTGGGTGGCCTGGCAGTTGCTTTGTTTACGGGCTGGGCGATTAAGGGTCAGTTTACGCGAGATGAACTGGGTGGCCATCCAGCTATTTATAACCTCTGGCGCTTCTGTGTGCGTTACCTGGCACCGCTCGCTATTATCATTATTTTCATGCAGCTGATTGGCGTGATTCGTTTTTAA
- a CDS encoding GAF domain-containing protein: MKDPNLYLEITQQAEALCADEPDLIANLANISALLYERLDNINWAGFYINEQAQDQTLVLGPFQGKVACVRIPFGQGVCGSAAAEKQTKLVTDVHAFPGHIACDAASNSEIVIPIVKEQQVVAVLDIDSPDLGRFNEDDQAGLEKLLNLLESLNWSFYVK, from the coding sequence GTGAAAGACCCAAATTTGTATCTCGAAATTACGCAGCAGGCAGAAGCCTTGTGCGCCGATGAACCTGATTTAATTGCGAATCTGGCCAATATTAGTGCGTTGCTTTATGAACGTCTGGATAATATTAATTGGGCCGGGTTTTATATTAACGAACAGGCTCAGGACCAGACTTTAGTGCTGGGCCCTTTTCAGGGAAAAGTAGCTTGCGTGCGCATTCCTTTTGGACAGGGAGTTTGTGGTAGTGCAGCAGCAGAAAAGCAGACTAAACTGGTAACTGATGTGCATGCGTTTCCAGGACATATTGCCTGTGACGCTGCCAGTAATTCAGAAATTGTCATACCTATTGTAAAAGAACAGCAAGTTGTGGCTGTTCTTGATATAGATAGCCCTGACTTGGGTCGCTTTAATGAAGATGACCAGGCAGGATTAGAGAAGTTACTTAATTTGCTAGAAAGCCTTAACTGGTCTTTTTATGTTAAATGA
- the proQ gene encoding RNA chaperone ProQ, giving the protein MDNQETSEKLATSKAVIAYLAEQFPQCFTLSGEAKPLKIGIFEDLAKRMEGDPKVSKTRLRSALRQYTSSWRYLRGVKTGTDRVDLDGAKAGIVEDEHAQHAQETLAESKAKVAEKRKAEKPAADKTQPSDKKKPRPKPSAGKAANKSKHKKAEPELKAVTLGDLEEGQNVQVKVGQSPMPGTVIAIEKSEVQVQLVSGITVKVKIENVFVTS; this is encoded by the coding sequence ATGGACAACCAAGAAACATCAGAAAAGCTTGCGACCAGCAAAGCAGTAATAGCTTACCTGGCTGAACAATTTCCGCAGTGTTTTACCCTCAGTGGTGAAGCTAAGCCTTTAAAAATTGGCATTTTTGAAGACCTTGCGAAGCGCATGGAAGGGGATCCCAAGGTCAGTAAAACACGCCTGCGCAGCGCTCTGCGTCAGTACACCAGCTCCTGGCGCTACCTTAGGGGAGTGAAAACAGGTACGGACCGTGTTGATCTTGATGGTGCTAAAGCGGGTATTGTAGAAGATGAGCATGCGCAGCATGCTCAGGAAACTCTGGCTGAATCCAAAGCTAAAGTGGCGGAAAAACGCAAAGCGGAGAAACCGGCAGCAGATAAAACTCAGCCCAGCGATAAAAAGAAACCCCGGCCAAAACCTTCTGCGGGCAAAGCAGCCAATAAATCTAAGCACAAAAAAGCGGAACCTGAATTGAAAGCAGTTACGCTCGGTGACCTCGAAGAAGGTCAGAATGTTCAGGTTAAAGTAGGACAGTCACCAATGCCGGGAACTGTTATTGCTATTGAGAAGTCTGAGGTACAAGTACAGTTGGTGTCTGGCATCACTGTGAAAGTAAAGATTGAGAATGTGTTTGTCACATCTTAG
- a CDS encoding YeaC family protein, producing the protein MQHEQLIANMTIDLYQRLLDAVETGRWADGQILTPSQREDTLALVMLYQARHLEQDEPFSISKNGTLVEKTKAELRREQQSIARFDLNSSETEST; encoded by the coding sequence ATGCAACATGAGCAACTGATTGCCAACATGACTATCGACCTGTATCAGCGTTTGCTTGATGCTGTTGAGACTGGGCGCTGGGCCGATGGTCAGATATTAACACCTTCACAACGGGAAGATACGTTAGCGCTGGTCATGTTATATCAGGCGCGTCATTTGGAACAGGATGAACCATTTTCAATTAGTAAAAATGGCACCCTGGTAGAAAAAACTAAGGCTGAGCTTCGTCGCGAACAGCAAAGCATCGCGCGCTTTGACCTAAACTCGTCTGAAACGGAGTCGACTTAA
- the prc gene encoding carboxy terminal-processing peptidase, giving the protein MRKPFFRSLILSGFIMAPLAFAVTPNHNLDELPRLSAESQHETASKRIASYFTRYHYSRVEMDEAMGEQIFDRFFEQLDYNRMFFLQEDIDKFREHAENFHVMLQEGDLSLPYEIYQLSLERRYERYAHALSLLGEEFDFEVEGERYYYDRAEEDWAADSSELEAVWQQRLKNDALNLAMAGRDQDEIQENLERRYQSAIQRLTNSKSEDAFQTVMNAFARSVEAHTSYLSPRNAERFQQNMNLQLEGIGAVLQAEYDYTVIRSLVPGGPADQTGELAPDDRIIAVAQGDKEFVDIIGWRLDDVVDLITGPKGSTVRLQVLKESEGSGGTPETVEIVRDKVRIEDREAKASVKILEESEYSDRPVGVIEIPGFYNNLSADVRKLLKELEEKDIEGIVVDLRGNGGGSLSESIFLTGLFIESGPVVQVRDSSGRIDVNRDEDGVSYYEGPLTVLVDRFSASASEIFAAAIQDYNRGIVVGEQTFGKGTVQQHRNLQRRFDFYSNPLGSIQYTIAKFYRIDGGSTQHRGVVPDILFPSPIEPDDFGESRADNALPWDQIDSVEFDRLGWLPEENLQALTELHKARIENNPEFAYIHEDIERFRARRDRNYVSLVQSERDAESEADRERRLARINERLAREGKEPVEAAEDADEAYRDPDPYLQETIRITLDFINQRGQDS; this is encoded by the coding sequence ATGAGAAAGCCGTTTTTCCGTAGCCTGATTCTCAGTGGTTTTATAATGGCACCGCTGGCTTTTGCGGTAACCCCAAATCATAATCTTGATGAATTACCCAGATTATCCGCTGAGTCCCAGCATGAAACGGCGAGTAAACGGATTGCGTCGTATTTTACCCGCTACCATTACAGCCGCGTTGAAATGGACGAGGCAATGGGCGAGCAAATTTTTGACCGTTTCTTTGAACAGCTTGACTACAATCGCATGTTTTTCCTGCAGGAAGATATCGACAAGTTCAGAGAGCACGCTGAAAACTTTCATGTGATGTTACAGGAAGGGGATCTTTCTCTCCCTTATGAAATTTACCAGTTGAGCCTGGAACGTCGCTACGAGCGTTATGCTCATGCTTTATCGTTATTAGGTGAAGAGTTTGATTTCGAGGTCGAAGGCGAACGTTATTATTATGATCGTGCTGAAGAAGACTGGGCTGCGGATTCGAGTGAGTTAGAAGCTGTGTGGCAGCAGCGACTGAAGAATGATGCACTGAATTTGGCTATGGCAGGCCGCGACCAGGATGAAATTCAGGAAAACCTTGAGCGGCGTTACCAAAGTGCGATACAGCGGTTAACCAACTCAAAAAGCGAAGATGCTTTTCAAACAGTAATGAACGCCTTTGCCCGAAGCGTAGAGGCCCATACGAGTTACCTGTCTCCGCGTAACGCCGAACGTTTCCAGCAAAATATGAATCTGCAACTGGAAGGCATCGGGGCTGTATTGCAGGCTGAATATGACTATACCGTTATTCGTAGCCTGGTGCCTGGTGGTCCGGCTGACCAAACCGGTGAACTGGCCCCGGATGACCGCATTATTGCAGTGGCCCAGGGCGATAAAGAGTTCGTCGATATCATTGGCTGGCGTCTTGATGACGTGGTCGATTTAATTACCGGCCCTAAAGGCAGCACCGTGCGGTTGCAGGTGTTGAAAGAAAGCGAAGGCTCTGGGGGAACACCAGAAACGGTTGAAATCGTTCGCGATAAAGTACGTATTGAAGATCGTGAAGCTAAAGCCAGCGTGAAAATTCTGGAAGAAAGTGAATATTCTGATCGCCCTGTTGGGGTTATTGAAATCCCTGGTTTTTATAACAACTTGTCAGCGGATGTACGCAAGTTGCTTAAAGAATTAGAAGAGAAAGATATTGAAGGCATTGTTGTTGACCTGCGAGGCAACGGCGGCGGTTCGCTGAGTGAGTCTATCTTTCTAACCGGATTGTTTATTGAATCGGGCCCGGTTGTTCAGGTTCGCGACAGCAGTGGACGTATCGATGTTAATAGGGATGAAGATGGTGTGTCTTATTATGAAGGCCCATTGACAGTACTGGTGGACCGCTTCAGCGCTTCGGCTTCTGAAATTTTTGCCGCAGCTATTCAGGATTATAACCGAGGCATTGTAGTGGGTGAGCAGACCTTCGGAAAAGGTACTGTGCAGCAGCATCGGAACCTGCAGCGTCGTTTTGATTTTTACTCAAATCCATTAGGTAGCATTCAGTATACGATCGCTAAGTTCTATCGTATTGATGGGGGCAGTACACAGCATCGCGGCGTAGTGCCTGATATTCTGTTCCCTTCACCTATTGAACCTGATGATTTTGGTGAAAGCCGTGCTGACAACGCTTTACCCTGGGATCAAATTGATTCAGTAGAGTTCGACCGTTTAGGCTGGCTGCCGGAAGAAAACCTGCAGGCACTAACCGAGCTGCATAAGGCTCGTATTGAGAACAACCCTGAGTTTGCTTACATTCACGAGGACATTGAACGCTTCCGTGCGCGTCGGGACAGAAATTATGTGTCGCTGGTACAAAGTGAACGAGATGCCGAGTCTGAAGCGGATCGTGAGCGTCGCCTTGCACGCATTAACGAACGTTTAGCTCGTGAAGGCAAGGAGCCTGTGGAAGCGGCGGAAGATGCTGATGAAGCTTACCGTGACCCAGACCCTTACTTGCAGGAAACTATCCGCATCACTCTGGATTTCATAAACCAGCGCGGTCAGGACAGTTAA
- a CDS encoding M14 family metallopeptidase — protein MFISSNFDSGNIEVIAAEQPDAIRLRIRADHQSDFFQWFHFKLYSQADVEHRLVIEGVDKAAYPDGWKGYQAMASYDREHWFRVPTEFDGENLLITHAPEQETVYYAYFVPYSYERHQDLLQAAQQSSWVEQRLLGQTLDGRDMTLLVVGEPSPEKLNIWITARQHPGESMAEWFVEGLLHRLLDDDDGVARLLLQKATFFIVPNMNPDGSARGHLRTNAKGVNLNREWQTPSMEKSPEVYLVRQAMVDSGVDMFLDIHGDEAIPYNFVAGCEGNPGYDERLEQLENAFKNALLAATPEFQVEHGYERSAPGEANLTVGSANVGETFNCLSFTVEMPFKDNDGIPNLETGWSDIRSQQFGYDTLAAIHAVADQLR, from the coding sequence ATGTTTATCTCCAGTAATTTTGACAGTGGCAATATAGAAGTGATTGCTGCTGAGCAACCTGATGCTATCCGCCTCCGCATTCGCGCCGATCATCAGTCTGATTTTTTTCAATGGTTCCATTTTAAATTATACAGTCAGGCGGATGTTGAGCACCGCTTGGTGATTGAAGGTGTCGACAAAGCGGCTTACCCTGATGGCTGGAAAGGTTATCAGGCTATGGCTAGTTATGATCGTGAACACTGGTTCCGGGTACCTACTGAGTTTGATGGTGAAAACCTGTTGATTACGCATGCACCAGAACAGGAAACCGTGTATTACGCCTACTTTGTACCTTATAGTTACGAGCGGCATCAGGACTTGTTGCAGGCAGCACAGCAGTCTTCCTGGGTTGAGCAGCGCTTGCTGGGACAGACTCTGGATGGCCGTGATATGACTTTGTTAGTGGTGGGTGAACCCTCGCCGGAAAAGTTGAATATCTGGATTACCGCCCGGCAACACCCTGGTGAAAGTATGGCGGAATGGTTTGTGGAAGGCCTTTTACATCGCTTATTAGATGACGACGATGGTGTTGCGCGCTTATTGCTGCAAAAAGCAACCTTCTTTATTGTACCTAATATGAATCCTGATGGCAGTGCACGTGGCCACCTGCGCACTAATGCTAAAGGCGTTAATCTGAACCGTGAGTGGCAGACGCCCAGCATGGAGAAGAGCCCGGAAGTCTACCTGGTGCGTCAGGCAATGGTCGACAGTGGTGTGGATATGTTTTTAGACATTCACGGCGATGAGGCGATTCCATATAACTTCGTTGCTGGCTGTGAGGGGAATCCAGGATATGATGAACGGCTGGAGCAACTGGAAAACGCTTTTAAAAATGCGCTATTGGCAGCTACTCCGGAGTTTCAGGTTGAGCATGGCTATGAGCGAAGTGCTCCTGGTGAAGCGAATCTGACGGTAGGCTCCGCAAATGTGGGGGAGACTTTCAATTGTTTGTCCTTTACTGTTGAGATGCCTTTTAAAGATAACGACGGTATTCCAAACTTGGAAACCGGTTGGTCGGATATACGTAGTCAGCAGTTCGGCTACGATACCCTGGCGGCAATACATGCGGTAGCGGACCAATTACGCTAA
- a CDS encoding alanine/glycine:cation symporter family protein: MEFINNTLDFLDSILGGAFYFPFILLGVGLFFTIYLKFPQIRFFKHGWRVVTGKFDRSRDPGDTTHFQALTTALSGTVGTGNIGGVALALFLGGPAALFWMWMTAFFGMTTKFVEVTLSHKYRSKTEDGTMAGGPMYFMDKGLNMKWLAVIFAIATVISSFGTGNMPQSNNIAQAMEATFNVPPVWVGGVMAILLGLVIIGGIRRIAKVTSRIVPLMSVLYVLGAFAVIFYNVENIIPSFVSIFSDAFTGSAAVGGFVGASFAYAFNMGVARGLFSNEAGQGSAAIAHASARTKEPAEEGMVSILEPFIDTIIICTLTGLVILASGVWTEKHQNRFDRSDMRIISGVYSDQIEQDRSQLSTYLNQGRNHDVEVFEGEIEVVSGRPVAGEYTILNSRSVAENVEILIGGDTPYSGTLNVTNGRFTRDNIQVQGESLIHSAALTTVAFTRGYFGDFGQYIVSIGLLMFAFSTAIAWSYYGDRAMIYLAGPRSVMPYRLFYVAGFFIAAVSDTTLIWKIAAVAIVMMTLPNLLGIFLMRKEMKSTVNKYWKENKHKLPDKK; encoded by the coding sequence TTGGAATTTATCAATAACACACTGGATTTTCTGGACAGCATATTAGGCGGAGCTTTTTATTTTCCGTTTATTCTGCTTGGGGTGGGTTTGTTTTTCACCATTTACCTCAAGTTTCCGCAGATTCGCTTTTTTAAACATGGCTGGCGAGTCGTTACCGGTAAGTTTGATCGCAGCCGTGATCCCGGTGATACCACTCATTTTCAGGCACTGACAACAGCCTTATCCGGCACAGTAGGTACCGGTAACATAGGTGGCGTGGCACTAGCTCTGTTTTTAGGTGGGCCCGCAGCCTTGTTCTGGATGTGGATGACAGCATTTTTTGGTATGACCACCAAATTTGTAGAAGTCACGCTCTCGCATAAATATCGCAGCAAAACCGAAGATGGCACTATGGCCGGTGGCCCCATGTATTTCATGGATAAAGGCCTGAATATGAAATGGTTGGCGGTGATATTTGCTATCGCGACCGTTATCAGTTCTTTCGGTACCGGTAACATGCCACAAAGTAATAACATTGCTCAGGCTATGGAAGCGACTTTCAACGTGCCGCCTGTCTGGGTCGGCGGTGTTATGGCAATATTGCTTGGTCTGGTGATTATCGGCGGTATTCGCCGTATCGCTAAAGTAACCTCGCGCATTGTGCCTTTGATGTCGGTTTTATATGTGCTGGGTGCTTTTGCGGTTATTTTCTATAACGTAGAAAATATCATTCCTTCTTTTGTTTCTATATTCTCTGATGCCTTTACCGGGTCTGCAGCTGTGGGCGGTTTCGTTGGTGCCAGCTTTGCTTACGCTTTCAATATGGGTGTAGCGCGCGGTTTATTCTCGAACGAAGCGGGTCAGGGGTCTGCCGCTATTGCGCACGCTTCAGCGCGTACCAAAGAGCCTGCTGAAGAAGGCATGGTATCCATCCTTGAGCCTTTCATTGATACCATCATAATCTGTACTTTAACCGGTCTGGTGATTCTGGCATCGGGTGTCTGGACAGAAAAACATCAAAATCGCTTTGATCGCTCTGATATGCGTATTATAAGCGGTGTATATTCGGATCAGATAGAGCAGGATAGAAGCCAGCTTTCAACCTATTTGAATCAAGGCCGCAATCATGACGTTGAAGTTTTTGAAGGTGAGATAGAGGTTGTTTCCGGCCGTCCGGTAGCGGGTGAGTATACCATTTTGAACTCACGTTCAGTGGCGGAAAATGTAGAGATTCTGATTGGTGGTGATACCCCATATTCAGGCACTCTGAACGTTACTAATGGCCGTTTCACCAGAGATAATATTCAGGTGCAGGGAGAGTCGTTGATTCACTCGGCAGCCTTGACAACGGTGGCTTTTACCAGAGGTTACTTCGGTGATTTTGGCCAGTATATAGTCTCTATTGGTCTGTTGATGTTTGCATTTTCGACAGCGATTGCCTGGTCGTATTATGGTGACAGAGCTATGATTTACCTGGCAGGGCCTCGTTCAGTGATGCCATATCGCTTGTTCTATGTTGCGGGTTTCTTCATCGCGGCGGTGTCAGACACTACCCTTATCTGGAAAATCGCAGCGGTGGCTATTGTCATGATGACATTGCCAAACCTGCTGGGCATTTTTCTGATGCGTAAAGAAATGAAAAGCACCGTTAATAAGTACTGGAAAGAGAACAAGCATAAGTTACCTGATAAAAAATAA